A stretch of the Nitrospirota bacterium genome encodes the following:
- a CDS encoding AAA family ATPase, which produces MINFDSFLLQNPWRSKGFTFSSYINRDMFPSVLPYLSQNHIIIITGARQVGKTTLMYQVMEHLTAEGISPQNIFYFNLDDEELLDSINNPAE; this is translated from the coding sequence ATGATTAATTTTGACAGTTTCTTATTGCAAAATCCATGGAGAAGTAAAGGTTTTACCTTTTCGTCATATATCAACAGGGATATGTTTCCTTCTGTTTTGCCTTATCTGTCACAAAATCATATCATCATAATCACAGGTGCACGCCAGGTTGGAAAAACCACTTTGATGTATCAGGTCATGGAACATTTAACAGCAGAAGGTATTTCACCTCAAAATATATTTTATTTCAATCTTGATGATGAAGAGCTGCTGGACTCCATAAATAATCCTGCTGAGTAA